gacccccgcctctcttctctccgcggcgcgctgatccaggagaaaaaaaatacgccatcttcccgtaggggaaccctgagtagcatgccaagcagccatggggtcgaccacggcaATGACACtagcgttgacgctggcgctgtccgtggcacaaATCGGggcgttgcgtaggtaagatttctgacgctgctcgacgagtaatggctgatctcgtcgaaaacctccgagccacccccagaggcgcCGGCAAGAGTCACCAACACCACGAGCgtacggtgcgaacgcggataaaacgccgatggcgtcgacaacagttctgcgcgttgtggcgccccccccctcccgcggagtatgcagcgcctaccgtcgcgcctctaacctaagctgcttcgcattatcgcgcgcgaagccgcaggtcttgtcattcgttgcgcaatcccgagaggagaggagcgtcggagaggagaagagaaatgccgagaggagaggagatgaggcaaggagaggagggggaggaggatgcgcatgcgcagtgcgggtgtggacgccgcacggcggatggatggagggagggagtgacatagccccgaccataagctgcttcgcatctaaaaaggggaaagcttgcactaggtcgcgcaaagctcaagacacagtaaagctggtcgattgatatcgaacggctagcctccaacgcgttcggcggcTGCAAGCCACAGCGTtcgtggcactgtgccaaccttcaTTAGCCTGCCtatgtttgtggcatgccaggaacgctgtcgctcgtaggcgccgatgcgtccagcgctagtcacgcgaaatgccgccaacgcgttcggcgtcagcaagcgacagcgttcttggcactgtaccaaacttggttagcccgTCTTCATTTGTGGTATGGTCGCTCGTAGGCGCGTACGCGTCCTgcgctagtcatgcgaaatgtcgcggagaggagaggagcgtcggagaggaggaatgccgagaggagaggaggagaagaaaggggaccgaggggcccgatttttattatcatatcagaagaagccaacaaacaatgacaccaaggacaacataggggacaatacttgtacttactaattgaattaaagaaatgataaacaatggaaatgaaaacggatgaaaaaacaactgtccgcaggtggcgaacgaacccacgtcttcgtattacgcgtgcggtgctctcaccattgagctaccgcggagccaaTTTCCAatgcactttctggggtatttatgttttacaactagaattaaccctgggagtgttagccagcgctaaAACTCCCAGGGTTAATTGAAATTTGTCTCATCGACATAAATTCGGGAGAAATTTGAATTTGATCTAGGAGCCATTGCGCGTATTCTCTGCGGtcacgctagagcactgcacggacctaatttttcggcccgagcccagcccgggcgtcagcccgggcccgtaatacaaagcccgagcccggcccgggcccgggcgtacatgaccgagaccagcccagGCCCGACCCGGGTCCGGGctttcattactaagcttagctagggcccgcgtatGAATCACCAGGCccggcctgtcagaaaaaaaattctttttttacttacagattgtaccgtatctgtcagcctcactttctcgaggtttaatcagctgcagtatataagcaataaaaggccgaaatctttgtttctcccacggggacatcagtaatccggcccattgccggtgctactatttttctggtggtgcgcatgcacttaccttgatttgtacgatatggttctatgatgtcatttagcatgcaaatatacaaggcgtttcattttagctgaaccaaatttttaaagattgcctgtggcagatagtacagttataatccttgatctaaactactcgttgaggcggccattacttcatggagaaatcaaaacgcctaattgaagaattaccataattatgctaattaacgttttaattatttattttatggcacatctttcaatgaacgaattatagccgccgagttcgcaaggcgtatccacttgaaacgaattctcaggactaacccagtttcgagataataattttcaaagtgtccgacgaaatcaatcaagtcaaatcaatttattgtccagtttacatgctggacggtcattttggactaaaagctacatatgtagcttgacgtgacccataagaccaggcaagacaatagtacagcaaacagtgtgcacacatgcacaataattcacaaaTATTTCcggctatcgctggaattcctcatagacgaaatagctatgaacggaaagacaaagaatatttccgtcacggcgattTAACAGAATTGGAagaagttttaacagaatgcattttaaacaagactacaataacaatactagctatacaaaacaacgcagcaccagctatacaacctagcatgagactgaattttacaagatcaacattttctaagaaaacgaaacaggatttacattatatactcagaaccatacacaaatgcagaataataatcacatcagatacattacaagcgaccaaagcgtcagctgagttctttcttactgaaattaccgccacttttgtatctgttcaaagtgaatggtaggtaatgtattaacgactgatgcttagagtgttctgaagtatgcaattgaccatattgacacgtatagatgtttatctttcaccggtggccgctttccaccggctaacaaatgttaaacgttatcgctcggcgcaggatgcgcctgtatcggaagtttctagaacgttatcgatgcttctttccattgcctattttcaccgacgcttatgttatctgattgcatgactgacgcgaattgtctagaactttctggaagacacgcgggcatcagggattaatctagaaccttcgatgactcaggtataaaagccgacgcgtttcgccgctgatcagattttcgacgatcgccgactgtgttcgccgctatcgttgtgctttgagtgtaccttgcttttgtgggcacacgttcgcccaataaacaaccagtttcgttgtacacagttttacgactgttttcttcagcgtcactactacgtgacaatatctcaggatttcttgtgttcgcattaatgcgacgacgctctaaggaggctaattgtttttgtagttccaagctaattctgacttggatggcctaatggatggtcaaaacgcctaattgaatatttaacataattacgcgaattaacattttaattaattattttacggcacatctttcaaactacgaattatagccgctgagttggcaaggcgtatccacttggagcgaattctcaggactgaaccagtttcgagataataattttcaaagcgcccgacgaaatgcatcggcgttccagttaacttttttaggaaaacgctgttttatgctttgaagcacaaaagtaactggccttagcgctaaaataatgccatagtatcgacactggtaatagtgcgatcacaaaagcggtaacatggaaatggtttgaggagtggttctttgtataatttattttttcttaagcagaaacaatgttcgtttttgcgcaaaagaaaaaaaaatagcgtagcttgcactggcggtgcaatgctaaagagacagcggagatgatgggcagctagctagtcctggcttttgggctagactaagcgctaccaagtcatccctagcatttcgcggaatttatttattattgattgattatcgattagctgttgattggctatcgattgtctattgcaagatattggccacgtatttgggataggctaagcactaccaagttatacGAATTTATTGATCactgatccattatcgattagctattgattcgctGTCGATTATCTATCGTAAGGtaatggccacgtatttgggctaggctaagcactaccaagtcatagccagcattttcgggaatttatttattattgatcggttatcgactagctattgattggctatcgatggtgcctatcgataggcaattagtccccgccattcttagctagacttatccaggctcagtttgctagttcacaggtgtatgtgccattgcgcttggaccctttctgcactgctgccaggatcggccaacatttttggattcagcggacacattaggcccggctgaaacagctccgctgttaaaaatgagaacttcatctgttttactattttctttgataagatatagtcgtgtgataagatatacagtcaagagagcggtgtggatctgagaacaaacgggattaatcgatattctagttgacattaagcggaaaaaatggagctgggccggctatgtaatgcgtaggatgataaccgatggaccattagagctacagaatggataccaagagaagggaagcgcagtccaggacggcagaaagctaggtggggttgtTACAATGAAACAATGGCGTTATTGACTCGGTACAGATCGCCAACATGGCGGCTTCTTCCTGCCACGTCCCAACGCCGAATGCCTGCGTCTAGCTCCGTGCACCCCCTGGGGGTCCAACTGCTCTTTTAGTGGTGGCGCTAAATCCCGTCACAACACTCGTTCCGTCTGAAGCTCGAGTTACGATGAATACGGTTGCACGGGTCGGCACGTTCTGACCGACCGCCGAAGCACCGGTGTCTGGGAAACAGCTGGAGTGCCAGCAGGACTGGTACTTGCGTGGTCACTTGTTTCTGCTTGCCAAGGTAGCACGCTCGTTTGTGCGTCACATTCCAGAGTGGCAGAACGCCCTGTCATACCACGCACCGGTGTCTGGAAAACAGCTGGAGCGTCAGCAGGACTGGTAATTGCGTGGTCACTCGGTTCCGCCGGCCTAGGTAGCATTCTTGTTTGTGCCTCACCCCCCAGAGTGGCAGAACGCAGTGGCGTCGTTGCTTCTCTTTCGTCCAAAATTGGCTGCATGAGCGCTTGTGTTTGTTGCCCATTGCCACTGCCTCTTCCCGATGTGGGCGACTCCTCTGTGCCTCCGAGGCGGTGCCACAGGTGGTCTGCATGTCGGTTCCACACTGTGCCATCTGCCAGCTGCACCTCAGTTGATGATGAACTGGTGGCTCCTCCGACGACTGGTGGCACCCATCTGGGTCCTGGCCTGAAGTTTCTTGCCCAGACTGTGTCACCCACATGGGGAACTGGTTCTCTTCTGGCTGCAGAGTCGCTGCGCACCTTCTGGTGTAACTGTCGGAATTGTACCTTGTTGCGCAAGTTTGGCTTCAGCAAATCTAACGCTGTCTTGAGCCGTCGACCCATCAATAGTTCTGCCGGGGAACGACCAGTGAGGGCATGGGGTGTGCTTCTGTATGCTAACAAAATTCTAGCAACTCGACACTCAAAATTCCCAGGCTGGGTCTTCTTGATCTTGTCTTTTAAAGTTTGTACGACCCTCTCAGCGGCCCCATTGGATGCGGGATGGTATGGTGGGATCAAAATAGGACGCACCCCATTACGAGCCAAGAACGACTTGTAGGTTGCACTTGTGAAGGCAGGTCCATTGTCGCTCACTATGATGTCTGGTAATCCATGGCAAGCAAAGATGTTGCGGAGGCATGCAATTGTCGCCTCCGCCGACGGTGACGCCACTCGGACCGCTTCCACCCATTTAGAGTATGCATCCACGAGTACTAAGAAGTACACACCTTGAAACGGCCCACCAAAATTGACGTGTAAACGAGACCACGCTCGCTCAGGGAACGGCCATGGCGCCTGCTGTATTGCCTTGGGAGCATTCCGATACACCTGGCAGACCTTGCACCTGCCCACCTTCGTAGCAATGTCCTCATCAATGCCCGGCCACCACACGTGACTACGGGCCTCTAACTTCATTTTCTCAACTCCGGGATGGCTCTCATGCAAAAGGTCCAACACTGCCGCCCTTAGTGATACTGGAAGAACCATCCGGCTCTCTCGTAGTACACACCCCTCCATCACCGAGAATTCCTCCATTTGGTTTGCAAAAGGCCGCCACTCTTGCCCTGGTGGCAAGTGTTCTCCAGACCACAACGCCACACGCAAGGGAGCTAACACTGGGTCCTGATCGGTTGCAGACTCCACTACAGCTGCTGAGAGGACACCTGGGTATGCaccttccaacatgaacacatccgGAATCCTGGAATCCTCCAGCGGAGCCCTAGCAAGTGGCAGTCGACTTAAAGCGTCTGCATTTCCCAATCTCGCTCCTGGTCTGTAGCATAATCTGTAGTTGTAGCCGTTCAATGTCAGAGCCCACCTCAGCACTCTTGGCGAACTTTGAAGTGGTATGCGGCTCTCATGGCTGAACAGTCCCAGTAATGGTTTGTGGTCGGTGAAAATGTCAAATGATCTTCCCCACACAAGTTGGTGGAACATTAGCACACCGAACACCACTGCCAGCACTTCCTTATCCAATTGGCTGTAGTTCTTTTCAGCTGCTGTTAATCGCCTTGACGCAAACGCCACAGGCTTCTCCTCTCCAGACTGCATCCGATGTGCCAGTACAACTCCAATGCCATAAGGCGATGCGTCACAACACAGTAATAGAGGTAACTTGGGGTCATAATAAACTAACACCTCTGCAGATGTCAGTAACTGCTTGCTTTGCGTAAATGCCGATTcctgtttgcccccccccccccccccccagtgccATGACGTGTCTTCTTTGAGCAAAACGTGCAATGGGTGCAGCAGCGTTGAAAAGTTCGGCAGAAATCTTCGGTAAAAATTGAGGAGACCGAGGTAGCTCTGCAATTCCCGTGTATCAGATGGGGCCGGTGCTCGTACGATGGCCTCGATCTTCTCAGGTGCTGGTTCCAGGCCGTGCTTATCCATGACATATCCCAGGTACTCCAGGCTTGTTGTCGCGAACATGCATTTTTGAAGCTTCAACCTTAACCCTGCGCCACTCAGTCACCGCAGCACTTCTTCCAAGTTGTTACCGTGGTCCTCTTCGGAGACCCCAGAGACAAGTATGTCGTCGAAACACACGACAGTCCGGCGGCAACCGCGAAGCAGACACTCCATTTCGCGCTGGAAAATTGCCGGTGCCGAGGCCACTCCGAATGGCAGTCGGTTGTACTGAAAAAGTGCCTGCTGTGTGTTGATAGTGACCAATTTCTTTGACTCCTCATCCAACTCCACTTGCTGGTATGCATCCCGAAGATCCAACTTGGAGAACATCGCGCCTTCCGCCAGGTGTGCCCAGATTTCTGCGACCCGTGGCACCGGGTACGTCCCGATATCTGCTGCCCGGTTTACCGTGACCTTCAAGTCCCCGCACAATTGGATTTTTCCGTCCTTTTTCAAAACTGGAACCAACGGTGCTGCCCATTCCGCGGTCTGCACTGGCCTTAGGATACCTTCTCGCTGCAACCGCTGTAATTCCTGCGCCACCATGTCCTGCAGAGCAAATGGTACTGGTCTCGGCCTGAAAAAACGTGGTTTCACGTCCTCTGGCACTCTTATCTTGGCCTTCACTCCTGCAAATTTACCGAGACCTTCTGAAAACACATCAGGAAATCGGCTTATCAGGTCCCTCACGTCATCGACCAAGTGCACGTTCAGCAGAGACTGTCGAGCAGCATACCAAAAGCTTTCGACCAGTTCCTTCCTAGCAGGGCTCGCGTATCGCTCTTGACGACGAACAATGGTAGTCGAACGTGCTTTCCTCCGAATTTGGCCAGTACTGTCGCTTTCGCAACGACCGCGGATTGATTGCCGAAGTAACCTCTCAGCTTGAGATCGGAATTTCCTAGCACCATCCCTGGAAACAGCCTCGTGAACTCCGCTTCGCCAATCACCGAGTAGACGGCCCCCGTATCAACTTCCATACGTAGCGACTTACCTTCCACAAGTACCGTGGCACAAATAGGGGGCACCTTCGGCTCCAGAACATTCACAGCGTCAGACAGTGGAACAGCGGTATTCTACGAACCGCTCTCTAACGACCACAAATTGCCAACGTCTGACTCTCTAATTTATTCGTCGGATGCCGCGTCTACCGGTTCCACGACCTTCACCACACGCCTAGGTTGATATCTCGCCAGTCCGACTCCTTGCCGTCCATCTTTATGTTCCGTGCCCTGCAGATTTGCTCCAGCTTCTTGTCCATTTGTACATTTCTTTGCTGCATGGCCTCTCTTCTGACAACAAAAACACCACAGATTCCGGAACCTGCACGACCGCTCGTGGTGTCTCCCGCCGCATCGATAACAATCACCGCCAACCTCGCCAATTCTTGACACTCGGTTCATGGCCACTCCGTCCACCTGGCCGGACATTATTTTGGCGCCTGAAACGGCGGCTTCCATGCTGATAATTATCTTGACAGCGCGTTCCAGTGTTAGCTCAGACTCTTCTAGCAGGCGGCGTCTCATTGCATCATCCCGAATACCATGTACAATTCGGTCTCTCAGGTTGTTTTCCAATTCCCCGCCGAACGCACAAGGGTTTTTGACCGTCCTTGACCGCTTCGCCCTCCCTTTGTGTCGGACAATAAAAATGGTACCGCTGTACTATCACTGACGGTTTCGGTGCGTAATGATTGGTAAGCAGCTGCAGACTTTCTGTGAGCGGAACATCACTTGGTCGTCGAGGTGCCAGTAATTTTCGCAGCAACGAGTACGTCGGTCTTCCACACGAACTCAAAAACACCGCACGCTGCTTGTCAACCGGGACGCTGTTGGCGATGAAGTGTTGCTCCAGCACTTCCACGTACTCCTCCCATTCGTGTCCTGCCCCTGTAA
This region of Dermacentor silvarum isolate Dsil-2018 chromosome 5, BIME_Dsil_1.4, whole genome shotgun sequence genomic DNA includes:
- the LOC125945794 gene encoding uncharacterized protein K02A2.6-like codes for the protein MAKLEPFTGAGHEWEEYVEVLEQHFIANSVPVDKQRVKAKIRVPEDVKPRFFRPRPVPFALQDMVAQELQRLQREGILRPVQTAEWAAPLVPVLKKDGKIQLCGDLKVTVNRAADIGTYPVPRVAEIWAHLAEGAMFSKLDLRDAYQQVELDEESKKLVTINTQQALFQYNRLPFGVASAPAIFQREMECLLRGCRRTVVCFDDILVSGVSEEDHGNNLEEVLR